The Streptomyces laurentii genome contains a region encoding:
- a CDS encoding DNA polymerase III subunit epsilon (DEDDh 3'-5' exonuclease domain family; cd06127;~DNA polymerase III subunit epsilon [Streptomyces albus J1074];~catalytic site [active];~identified by MetaGeneAnnotator; putative;~substrate binding site [chemical binding]), with protein MTTHWYEGPLAAFDTETTGVDVEEDRIVSAALVVQDAAGTRPRVTRWLVNPGIPVPAEATAVHGLTDGHLQRNGRWPSPVMEELARAIAEQTAAGRPLVVMNAPFDLTILDRELRRHRASSLGRYLDSVPLCVLDPRVLDKHLDRYRKGRRTLTDLCDQYEVVLDGAHDAAADASAAMEVVRAVGRRFAGRLERLSPGELHTLQAVWHAAQARGLQAWFARQGTPEMVDPAWPLRPELPAVA; from the coding sequence ATGACGACGCACTGGTACGAGGGGCCCCTGGCCGCATTCGACACGGAGACCACAGGAGTCGACGTCGAGGAGGACCGGATCGTGTCCGCCGCCCTCGTCGTCCAGGACGCGGCGGGCACCCGGCCGCGGGTGACCCGCTGGCTGGTGAACCCGGGGATACCGGTCCCAGCGGAGGCCACCGCCGTCCACGGCCTGACGGACGGCCACCTCCAGCGCAACGGCCGCTGGCCGTCTCCTGTGATGGAGGAGCTGGCCCGGGCGATAGCCGAACAAACCGCGGCGGGCCGCCCGTTGGTGGTGATGAACGCGCCGTTCGACCTGACGATTCTGGACCGCGAGCTGCGCCGCCACCGCGCGTCCTCGCTGGGCCGCTATCTGGACAGCGTCCCGCTGTGCGTGCTGGACCCCCGGGTCCTCGACAAACACCTGGACCGCTACCGCAAGGGCCGCCGGACGCTGACGGATCTGTGCGACCAGTACGAGGTGGTGCTGGACGGGGCGCACGACGCGGCGGCCGACGCGAGCGCGGCGATGGAGGTCGTCCGCGCGGTGGGGCGGCGGTTCGCGGGACGGCTCGAACGGCTGTCGCCGGGCGAGCTGCACACCCTCCAGGCGGTGTGGCACGCGGCGCAGGCACGGGGCCTGCAGGCGTGGTTCGCGCGGCAGGGGACGCCGGAGATGGTGGACCCGGCGTGGCCGCTGCGGCCGGAGCTGCCCGCGGTGGCGTGA
- a CDS encoding cyclase (Ligand-binding SRPBCC domain of an uncharacterized subfamily of proteins; cd07824;~cyclase [Streptomyces scabiei 87.22];~identified by MetaGeneAnnotator; putative;~putative hydrophobic ligand binding site [chemical binding]) codes for MDWCRFRFRSVWRLAAQPEAVYAVLERAEEYPRWWPQVREVVPRDARTGTARFRSVLPYDLVVTAEARRRDPAAGVLEVGLGGDLEGWARWTLSALPGGAGTRALYEQEVEVRDRLMRAFAVPGRLLFRANHALMMRGGRRGLAARLRTPVPPV; via the coding sequence ATGGACTGGTGCCGCTTCCGCTTCCGCAGCGTCTGGCGCCTCGCCGCCCAGCCCGAGGCCGTCTACGCCGTCCTGGAACGCGCCGAGGAGTACCCGCGCTGGTGGCCCCAGGTACGCGAGGTCGTCCCCCGCGACGCGCGCACCGGCACCGCCCGCTTCCGTTCCGTCCTCCCGTACGACCTCGTCGTCACCGCCGAGGCCCGGCGCCGCGACCCGGCGGCGGGCGTCCTCGAGGTCGGCCTCGGCGGCGATCTGGAGGGCTGGGCCCGCTGGACCCTCAGCGCGCTGCCCGGCGGCGCCGGCACCCGCGCCCTCTACGAGCAGGAGGTCGAGGTGCGCGACCGGCTGATGCGGGCGTTCGCCGTCCCCGGGCGGCTGCTGTTCCGTGCCAACCACGCCCTGATGATGCGCGGCGGGCGCCGTGGCCTGGCCGCTCGCCTGCGCACCCCGGTACCGCCGGTTTGA
- a CDS encoding hypothetical protein (DUF4365 domain containing protein [Streptomyces fulvissimus DSM40593];~Domain of unknown function (DUF4365); pfam14280;~UniProt-pubmed:11572948; UniProt-pubmed:21463507; UniProt-pubmed:18375553; UniProt-pubmed:20581206; UniProt-pubmed:12000953; UniProt-pubmed:20064060;~identified by MetaGeneAnnotator; putative): MVSVSNAARGPSYQCVVIPELLAHARQMAIPLPRFVDTRAVCAVRGPVTTEVTGKGIDMALAQPESGGLPPQREALLRGSLATTACMETLQVGYLHAVAAAAGCSLSQPFPDNGIDWHVSHSAPGHTVDDEVTIKVQLKCTYQIAPRVPGTAAGTGTGTRAGGTAGITTGATAGAATAGKSAAFSFTLDNEHLVKLARTPVAVHKILVVMLVPRNQEDWLRAGHDRLDLRHCCYWINLAGHPVTGRRRTTVRVPTTRIFDDRALCEIMARVGVGGRP, encoded by the coding sequence GTGGTCTCCGTGTCGAATGCGGCCAGGGGCCCCTCGTACCAGTGCGTCGTCATCCCCGAACTCCTCGCCCACGCGCGGCAGATGGCCATCCCCCTGCCCCGATTCGTAGATACCCGGGCTGTTTGCGCCGTACGCGGACCGGTCACAACAGAGGTGACGGGGAAGGGAATCGACATGGCGCTCGCCCAGCCCGAGTCGGGAGGGCTGCCGCCCCAGCGGGAAGCCCTCTTGCGTGGTTCGCTCGCCACCACCGCCTGCATGGAGACCTTGCAGGTGGGTTATCTCCACGCGGTCGCGGCGGCGGCGGGCTGTTCGCTGTCGCAGCCGTTTCCGGACAACGGCATCGACTGGCACGTGAGCCACAGCGCTCCCGGCCACACCGTCGACGACGAAGTGACCATCAAGGTGCAGCTCAAATGCACCTACCAGATAGCGCCGCGGGTGCCCGGGACCGCGGCGGGAACCGGCACGGGGACGAGGGCGGGGGGCACGGCGGGGATCACGACGGGGGCCACGGCGGGGGCCGCGACCGCCGGGAAGTCCGCCGCGTTCTCGTTCACGCTCGACAACGAACACCTGGTGAAACTCGCCCGCACCCCCGTGGCGGTGCACAAGATCCTGGTCGTGATGCTCGTCCCGCGAAACCAGGAGGACTGGCTGCGGGCCGGGCACGACCGGCTCGACCTGAGGCACTGCTGTTACTGGATCAACCTGGCCGGCCACCCGGTCACGGGACGGCGCCGGACCACCGTGCGCGTGCCGACGACACGGATCTTCGACGACCGGGCGCTGTGCGAGATCATGGCGCGGGTCGGCGTGGGAGGGAGACCCTGA
- a CDS encoding dipeptide/oligopeptide/nickel transport permease (Putative transmembrane protein (PGPGW); cl09870;~dipeptide/oligopeptide/nickel transport permease [Streptomyces bingchenggensis BCW-1];~identified by MetaGeneAnnotator; putative), translating into MNADSDERTGESVTDGASAASEREPDGNAPLGSRAPEFIKARRTLHLSWQVGVFLVGLAVVGAGIVMLPLPGPGWLVIFGGMAIWATEFVWAQLVLRWTKRKVTEAAQRALDPKVRRRNLILTTIGLVIIAVLVGIYVWKFGLVMPWKIDE; encoded by the coding sequence CGCGGACAGTGACGAGCGGACGGGGGAGTCCGTGACAGACGGGGCGAGTGCGGCGAGTGAGCGCGAACCGGACGGGAATGCCCCCCTGGGGTCCCGGGCCCCCGAATTCATCAAAGCGCGCCGGACCCTGCATCTGAGCTGGCAGGTCGGCGTGTTCCTGGTCGGTCTCGCCGTCGTCGGCGCGGGCATCGTGATGCTGCCCCTGCCCGGCCCCGGCTGGCTGGTGATCTTCGGCGGCATGGCGATCTGGGCCACCGAGTTCGTCTGGGCCCAACTGGTCCTGCGCTGGACCAAGCGCAAGGTCACCGAGGCGGCCCAGCGCGCCCTCGACCCGAAGGTCCGGCGCCGGAACCTGATCCTCACGACCATCGGTCTGGTGATCATCGCCGTGCTGGTCGGCATCTACGTCTGGAAGTTCGGCCTCGTCATGCCGTGGAAGATCGACGAGTGA
- a CDS encoding integral membrane protein (identified by MetaGeneAnnotator; putative;~sequence version:1), with translation MEPSLPPAEELVLVDRELARLDAHRAQLLLRRDWLLRMSQARLPMPGPAGGPAAPWPGAVPPRPEATPHSTQNVLLTLGGVLLTVAALVFTLVSWGTMGIGGRAAVLTVVTSAALLAPVALLRRGLTATAESVAALGLVLTVLDAYAVQRVALPETGVAAYASGAAAVLAAGWAAYGSALGTLRIPLPAAVVAAQPALLLAVAALDGGFVVHAWAALVTAVLDLVVVLRSGPRRAVRVTAGIGAGALGGWALLTGLVLSSYAPGRAAPLLLAGALVLLYLATRHAPTALAAATAAGVAVLAAGGGLLRHGVPGVWAVPGYALCAVVLAAVALRVRVGAGRAVRHGLAFAGAGVLALAALWALPPVAAGLLGPLVRTDGIWSGTHTAPVLTGFPATAPVVLLLAAVALAAVPRFWARCASLVCGWALLTALPVSLELPYAASVTLRLATAAAGLALGAGVVRVAPRSPVFGWPAYGCGLASAVSVVALGLDARGATFAVLGVLAVLFGGVAVWSTGARRLVGAGAAVVAVAGLVGAGAAAGHAGVAVSGLVLLAVPAGTAGPGAWLGRRPGLASVGLVVEATGAGVGVCGIGATAARPELLALGLAVGGTIAAATALRPERRPLASWAATVLFVLAAWVRLAVWEVTTPEAYALPVAVPALVVGLLRRRSDPEASSWVAYGPGLAAGLVPSLCAAWVDPSWVRPLLLGLAALVVTLLGARSGLRAPLLLGGVVLALTGLHELAPYVVRVVGALPRWLPPAFAGALLLAVGATYEQRLRDARRLRDRLRAMR, from the coding sequence ATGGAACCCTCGCTGCCTCCCGCGGAAGAGCTGGTGCTCGTCGACCGCGAACTGGCCCGACTCGACGCCCACCGGGCGCAGTTGCTGCTGCGCCGGGACTGGCTGCTCCGGATGTCGCAGGCGCGGCTGCCGATGCCTGGGCCCGCGGGCGGGCCGGCCGCGCCGTGGCCCGGCGCCGTGCCGCCGCGGCCGGAGGCGACGCCGCACAGCACGCAGAACGTGCTGCTCACCCTCGGCGGGGTGCTGCTGACCGTCGCCGCGCTCGTGTTCACGCTGGTGAGCTGGGGAACGATGGGCATCGGCGGCCGGGCGGCGGTGCTCACGGTGGTGACGTCGGCCGCGCTGCTCGCGCCGGTGGCGCTGCTGCGCCGGGGACTGACGGCGACGGCGGAGTCGGTGGCCGCGCTCGGTCTGGTGCTGACGGTCCTCGACGCGTACGCGGTGCAGCGGGTGGCGCTGCCGGAGACGGGCGTCGCGGCGTACGCGTCCGGGGCGGCGGCGGTCCTCGCGGCCGGGTGGGCGGCGTACGGCTCGGCGCTGGGCACGCTGCGGATCCCGCTGCCGGCCGCGGTGGTGGCGGCCCAGCCGGCGCTGCTCCTGGCGGTGGCGGCTCTGGACGGCGGATTCGTCGTCCACGCCTGGGCGGCGCTGGTCACGGCCGTCCTCGACCTCGTGGTGGTCCTGCGCTCCGGGCCGCGGCGCGCGGTCCGGGTGACGGCCGGGATCGGGGCCGGCGCGCTGGGCGGCTGGGCGCTGCTGACCGGTCTGGTGCTGTCCTCGTACGCGCCGGGCCGGGCCGCCCCGCTGCTTCTGGCGGGCGCGCTGGTGCTGCTGTACCTGGCGACGCGGCACGCCCCGACGGCGCTCGCCGCCGCGACGGCCGCGGGGGTGGCCGTGCTCGCGGCCGGGGGCGGTCTGCTGCGGCACGGGGTCCCGGGTGTCTGGGCGGTGCCGGGGTACGCGCTGTGCGCGGTGGTCCTGGCGGCAGTGGCGCTGCGGGTACGGGTCGGGGCCGGGCGGGCGGTGCGGCACGGGCTCGCCTTCGCGGGCGCCGGGGTGCTCGCACTCGCCGCGCTGTGGGCGCTGCCGCCGGTCGCGGCGGGCCTGCTGGGGCCGCTGGTGCGGACGGACGGGATCTGGTCCGGCACGCACACCGCCCCGGTCCTGACCGGATTCCCGGCGACCGCGCCGGTGGTGCTGTTGCTCGCGGCCGTCGCGCTGGCCGCCGTCCCCCGGTTCTGGGCGCGCTGCGCGTCCCTGGTGTGCGGCTGGGCGCTGCTCACGGCGCTGCCGGTGTCCCTGGAGCTGCCGTACGCGGCCTCGGTGACGCTCCGGCTGGCGACGGCCGCGGCGGGGCTCGCGCTGGGCGCCGGGGTGGTGCGGGTGGCGCCCCGGTCGCCGGTCTTCGGGTGGCCGGCCTACGGGTGCGGGCTGGCGTCGGCCGTGAGCGTGGTGGCGCTGGGCCTGGACGCGCGGGGGGCGACGTTCGCGGTGCTCGGCGTGCTGGCCGTGCTGTTCGGCGGGGTGGCGGTGTGGTCGACGGGGGCCCGGCGGCTCGTGGGGGCCGGTGCGGCGGTGGTCGCGGTGGCCGGCCTGGTCGGCGCGGGTGCGGCGGCCGGGCACGCGGGGGTCGCGGTGAGTGGGCTGGTGCTGCTCGCGGTGCCCGCGGGGACGGCCGGGCCGGGGGCGTGGCTGGGGCGGCGGCCCGGGCTCGCGTCCGTGGGCCTGGTGGTGGAGGCGACGGGCGCCGGTGTGGGCGTGTGCGGGATCGGGGCGACCGCGGCGCGGCCGGAACTGCTGGCGCTCGGGCTCGCGGTCGGCGGCACGATCGCGGCGGCGACGGCGCTGCGGCCCGAGCGGCGCCCGCTCGCCTCGTGGGCGGCGACGGTGCTGTTCGTCCTGGCGGCCTGGGTGCGGCTCGCCGTCTGGGAGGTGACGACCCCGGAGGCGTACGCGCTGCCGGTGGCCGTCCCGGCCCTGGTGGTGGGTCTGCTGCGGCGGCGGAGCGATCCGGAGGCGTCCTCCTGGGTGGCGTACGGGCCGGGTCTGGCGGCGGGGCTGGTGCCGAGCCTGTGCGCGGCCTGGGTCGATCCGTCCTGGGTGCGGCCACTGCTGCTCGGCCTCGCCGCGCTCGTGGTGACGCTGCTCGGGGCGCGGTCCGGGCTGCGGGCGCCGCTGCTGCTCGGCGGGGTGGTGCTGGCTCTGACCGGGCTGCACGAACTGGCGCCGTACGTGGTGCGGGTGGTGGGCGCGCTGCCGCGCTGGCTGCCGCCGGCGTTCGCCGGAGCGCTGCTGCTGGCGGTGGGCGCGACGTACGAGCAGCGGCTGCGCGACGCCCGCCGACTGCGGGACCGGCTGCGCGCGATGCGCTGA